The nucleotide sequence GGCGGCCCTGCACTACGATGAGTTCTTAGCCCTTCAAAGAGATTACGTTAAAAAGCTCTATTATGACAGGGCAGTGGACCTCATATTCAAAAACACCGGTATAGATACAAATCAAAAGAGCTTTGCCTTCAGAAATGCAGTCTGGTCTACAGCAGTGCAGCATGGGGTTTACGGCGCCGGAGGGCCCACAGGATCTTATACTAAGAATGGGGTAATCATAGCGGCCTATCTGCAAAATCCTGTGGATGAATTGGACTTTATAAAGAAGATTTATTTGGAAAGGGCTAAGTTAGATGTTTATTTTGCAAGCTATGATCCCAGCAACCCCGGAGATGCAGCCTTGCTTAACGGCCTGAAAACCAGATTTATCAATGAGGGAAATGATGCCGTAGCAATTTATAACTATGAGTTAAGCAGAAATCAATAGGCTTACATTGATTTCCAGGAGGTGTATGAGATATGAAAAAATTCGTTATAGCAATATTTGCAATAGCTGTTGCTGTTTCCGTGTTTATATTTAAGGATTTTAAGAAGGAGCCTGCTAAGGTATCGGAAAGTCCGCAGGTAGAGCAAAAGGATAATACCGGTGACAAGGATCCGGCGAAGGAAACGGAAGATCCACAGAAGTCACCTGAAAATGGAGAAGATGAACCGGCACAGGTGCCTGTGGATGAAACAGAAACGCCTGCCACAGACCTGCCAGCAGATAAGGAAGATAAGGATAGTTCCGAAGGCAACAGCAGGCCGGAGACCTTTTATGTAGAAGAATTAATCCTGAACTACTCAAATCTCTATCCTGCGGTAGTAAGTAAAGATAATATAGATTCTTCAGTTCTGGACAACGTAATAATGCCGGATAGCGAATTCAGCACTTATGTGAGCAAACAGGTGGCAGACTACAAGGCCAAAAAGGCCACCATAGAATTTGTGACCTTCGATATCGAAAGCATCAAAGACAAAGACAAGGACAGTTTTGAAGTTACCGTTAACCAGGTAATTGCTGTAACCATAGGGGGAAAGACGGAGGAGAAACAAGAAAAAGCTGCCTACATCGTGAAATTCACAAAAGAAAGAATGGGCATAAGTCAATTAATAATTAGTAATTAGTAGTGAGTAATTAAGGTGGACATTTTTTAGCGAAAGTTAAAAAATGTCTTTTTATTATATATATTAAAGAAAGTCAGCCTTTTGGGCTGACTTTCATCCTTAATTACTCATTGCTCATTACTAATTATTTTTGATCATTATTCGTTACCGATTATTCGAATATTTTTCTGGCTATGTCTTCTGACACCACAGTGGGTCCGCCTAGCAGATAGATCTTTTTAACTTCGCTCCTTCGTGCGCTTAACTTAGTTATTACGTTATTGGACATGTCTGGGCTTGTTAATATTATGGGAGCACCGTAGCGGCCTGCCAGGGCGGAGCTGGATAGGGCGTCCGCAAAGTGTGTTCCTGTTGCTACAAAGGCATTGGCAAAGTTGAAGTCCCCTGCAAAGGAGCTTAATATTAAGGCATTGGTCTCATAGCGGTTGATGCCGTAAATCCTCTTTGGATTAGGGAAGGTCTTCATCAAGGTATCGTTAATTAAAGCTGGTCCTCCGATGACATTGGTGTTCTTTATCACACCGTTGGCAATTACCTTTTTTACTGAAGGATCCATAGCCTGTGGAGCGGTCAGTAATATAGGCGCTTTTTTGTAGGCTGCCAAGGATGCTATAGACAGGGCATCTGGATAGTTAGTGCCGGTTACCACAAAGGCCGTCTGGCTTGAGGACAGATGCTTTGCCACCTGGGCAGAGGTTTCGTATCTGTTTGCTCCGGCGATTCTGGTAACATTTAAGCCAAGGCTCTTTAACTTATTTTCAACTATTGGAGAGATAACACCAGTACCTCCCACAATAAAGGCTGTCTTTGCCTTTAACCGCTTAATTTCCTGTTCCACTGATGGATCCAAGGCTGTTGAGTAACTCAACAGTATGGGTGCATTATACTTTCCTGCCAAAGGGGTTGCGCATAAGGCATCCGGATAATCCTGACCGGTAGCAATTACTATGTAATCTGATTGAGACCAACCGGCCTTTGAAATTTCAACAGAGGTACTGTATCTGTTACTGCCGGCATAACGCGAGAACTCTTTGGAACCGATGCTTAAAACAAAGGGACTTGCAGTATAGCTGATGGGCTTTGTTACTACAGAATCATCCGCCAGCTTAATTCTGACATTATTGCCTGGATTACTTAGACCTGAGTTGTCACTGATGGTCTGCAGGGTCATGCTGCCGGATCTTAAGGCCTGGGCCTTTATTACAAAAAGTGTTGAGGCAGTACTTGTTAGGCCTGTTCTGTTTCCCTTTAACAGTGCGCTGAAGCTGATATAGCCGGTGGAGCGGTTGTCTACTAAAATAGCGCTGTTCACATCCTGATTATTAAAGAGGGTTCCCTTCTCTATGCCCACAATGTTCAGGAGGGTTGGATCATACTTGAAATCCAAAGTGGCGCCATAGAGGTTTGAAACATTTTTTATATTTACTGAAATATCAAAATACGTCCCAGTGGATAAGCTATCCTTATCTATGGAGTATGAGATTGTGGTGCTGGATGCCTGTACTGATACGGTGCTGCTTACGGCAGAAATTGATAGGGCGAAAACAAAAAAACAAAAATAACTTAATGCTTTTTTCAACGATTTTCTTCTCATATCTTACCTTCTTTCACTGTTTTTTATAAATAATTGAAGTAAATTAAAATTATATACGTATATTGTGTATAATTCTGTATTTACATCTACGATTATAGCACAAAGAATTCGTTTTTTGAACTAAACCTTTCATTAACTTTATACGTATATTTAAGAGAAAAGGACACATACTTTTGTCAAAGTGTGTAAATCAGGTGATATAATGTGTGTTGAAATAGTTCTTAATTAGGCATATAATACGTAATGTATGACATTGTGACAGATGGAGGGTAACCATGGGAAAGCTGAGTAAAAAGAAGAAGATAATAATAGCTGTGATATCTGCCTTGGTAATTATAATTGGAGGTATTGCAGGAACCGCATATTATTTAGCTATGCATCAGTTGAACAAGATTCAATATACACCCCTGCCTGATAAGGATGAGGATAAGGGCATCGATCCTGATATCTACAATCCAGAAACTGAGGAGGTATTCGACGACTATACCAATATCATGCTCATAGGGGTAGATGCCAGGGATCCCGATGAGGACTCCCGATCAGATGTGATGATGATTGCCACTATAGATAAGAAGCACAATAAAATTAAGCTTACTTCCCTTATGAGAGATATGATCGTGGATATGAAAGGTCACGGCCCCATGGAAGGTCAAAAGCAGGATAGGCTGAACCATACCTATGCCTATGGTAAGGCGGCTCTGACTGTAAAAACAGTAAATGAAAATTTCAAAACCAATATCAAGGACTTTATAAAGGTAGATTTCTTCGGTATGGAGAAGATAATAGACTATGTAGGCGGTGTAGAAATTGACCTGAAGCAGTCTGAATTATCTGTTTTAAATGGTTATATAAAAGAGGTTTCCAAGATAGAAAAGGATGACAATCCACCTTATGTGGAAAACAGCGGCAAGCAGCTTTTAAATGGTAGACAAGCTGTTGCCTATGCCAGAATAAGATATGTGGGCAACGGAGATTATGAAAGAACTGCAAGACAGAGAAGGGTATTGGAAGCAATCATAAATAAGCTCACAAAGCTCAATCCGCTGGAGCTTAATAACGCCATCGGTGAAATGTTGCCATATGTTGAGACTAGCATGGATAAGGGAAAAATCGTAGGACTGGCTAAGGATTTTATAGCCAAGGGTATGAGCAAGGTAGAGCAGTTGAGATTACCCCTGGATGATTACAGCGAGGTTATATATCCCAATGGGGTATATTTCATAGGTTGGGACAAGGAGCCCAATTTGGAAGCCCTTCACAAATTTATCTATGAAGAAGATTTTAAACCGGAAACTTTGAAATAATTAAGAGTTAAGAATTATCGCAGAAATTCACCGAGGCTTAATAACTTAATTCTTGTTTGACAAATTATAGACAAGTGATAAAATGATTGTATGTCTATATTTTAAGTAATAAATTATGAAAAAATCGGAGTGTTTAATAATGAATAGGGTGGAAAGAAATAAAAGAAAGAAAAAAAAGAGGAATAAGATAATATTAATTACCTGTATTTCTCTGGTATTTGCACTATTGTTTTTTGCTGGTTTTTATGTAATGAAGCTCTTGAACAAGGTTGAGATCGAAGAGATTTCCAAAGTTGATAAGGAGATTGGTATCACTGATGAGTTTAAAGAGAAGATTGAGAAGCACGACTACTCAGAGTATATTACCAACATAGCCTTGTTTGGCTTGGATAAGAGAGATAAAAATGAACGGGGCCGTTCTGATGCCATTATGATCCTGACTCTTGACAGTAAGCGTAATAAGATGAAGCTCACTTCCATAATGAGAGATTCCTATGTGGATATATATGGCCATGGCAAGGATAAGATTAACCATGCCTATGCCTTTGGAGGACCACAATTGGCTATAAGAACTATTAATGAGAACTTTGGCCTGAACATCAAAGACTATGTAGCTGTAGACTTTTCAGGCATGGAAAAGATAATAGATGCTTTGGGCGGTATCACCATAGACATAAAAGACTATGAAGTAAAGGAAATGAATGGTCACATATGGGATTTGTCTACTTTAAAGAATATGAAGAATCCTCCATATATTGATGGCCCGGGAAAGCAGAAACTAAGCGGTATGCAGGTAGTTGCCTATACAAGGGTAAGACATGTAGGAAATGGTGACTTTGAAAGAACAGACAGACAAAGAAAGGTCCTTGAGATCATATTCAATGAAGTTAAGAGTGCCGGAGTAACAAAGCTTCCGGGCATAGTAGAGGACTTTTTACCATATGTAAAGACAAGTATGAAGCCTCTTGATATGATCAACACAGGTAAGAAAGTACTAACCTCCGGCATAGACAAATTAGAACAGGAGAGATTTCCTTTAGACAGCTATGGTAAGGGCCAGACCATCGATGGCATCTGGTACTATGTATTTGATGCTGAAGCTACTAAGGACCAAATCTTTAAGTACATTTTCGACGACATAAAACCAACGGAGAAGTAGAAGAAGGGGAAGAGGGGAGCTGTAACGAGCCCCTCTTTTAGTTGTTGCTCTATTTTTCGACAAGTTATATGGAAATAATAATAGAAAACAGCCGGGGGCAATTTTCTGTTTTTCTCCGCTAAATATACAATATTAGGTTGATAACAACATACTATATAAGTATAATGAAAGTGACTGATTTCGATAATACAATATGTAGAAAAAAAGAAGGGATGTAATTTTTGTGCAAAATAAAGAAAATTCGGCAACTGAGGTTTCTATAATATGTCCTTTATATAACGCAGAAAATTATATAGAAAAACTTCACGAAAATATTTTAAGACAAAAAGGTGTAGACAATGTGGAGCTCCTATATGTACTGACGGAATCTTCCGATGGTACGGAGGCTCTGCTAAGAAAAATGGGAGTTGATTATGTAAAAATACAGCCAGAGGAATTTTCCCATAGTAAGACCAGGGAGCGGATGGCCTATAGGGCCAAGGGAGAGATCCTGGTATTTATAACCCAGGATATTCAGATAATAAATGATAACTGGCTCATAAACCTGATAAGGCCTATACAGATGGGAGAATGCGAAGCCTCCTTCAGCAGACAGATATGTGACGAAAATATCATGGAAAAGTATATAAGAGAAAAAAATTATCCCAAGGAGTCAAGGATCGTATCCAAGAAGGATATACCTGAATATGGTCTGATGACATTTTTTTATTCCGATGCTTCTTCTGCAATTAAGGCCTCTGTCTTCAGGGAATTAAATGGTTATGACGGAAAGAATCTCATTATAAATGAAGATATGTATATGGCCAGTAAATTGATAGATAAGGGCTATAGGATCAAGTATTGCAGTGATTCAGAGGTAGTTCATTACCATATTTTCACCCTTAAACAGATTTTCAGCAGGTATTTTGACACCGGTGTATTTTTTAAGGAAAATCCGGAGTTTTCAGATTTTAAGACCAGTGACAGCGGGTTCAGCATAGCTAAATATGTCATTACCCAGGCTATAAAAGAAGGTAATATAAAGGCTGCAGTCCAGGCCATACCCAACTTTGCCAGCAGATTGGCTGGAAGTTATCTTGGAAAAAGGTATAAAAATCTTTCCATGGAAAAGAGAATTAAGTATTCTTCAAATAAGGCTTACTGGAAAAATATCCAAAAGGAGGAGAAGCAATGAAGGGCATAATATTGGCGGGAGGTTCAGGAACCAGACTATATCCTGTGACCAAGGCTATTTCAAAGCAAATCGTACCAATCTATGATAAACCGATGATCTACTATCCCATGTCAGTGCTGATGCTGGCAGGTATCAGAGAAATTCTTATTATTTCAACGTCAAGAGATATTGCAGGCTTTAAAGAACTTTTTGGCGATGGCCACGAACTGGGGCTTCACATTGAATATGCAATCCAACAGGCTCCTAATGGCTTGGCAGAGGCCTTTATAATTGGTGAGAATTTTATAGGCCGTGACAAGGTAGCCATGATACTGGGGGATAATATCTTCTGGGGCCAGAGCTTCAGCGACCATCTGAAAAAGGCCGCGGCCATAGAAAAGGGAGCTATGATCTTTGGCTATTATGTTCAAAATCCAAGGGCCTTTGGAGTGGTGGAATTTGATGGTGCCGGCAATGTAATTTCCCTGGAGGAAAAGCCGGAAAAGCCAAAGTCAAAGTATGCCGTGCCGGGCCTATACTTCTATGACAATACCGTGGCAGAAAAGGCAAAGTCCTTAAAACCCTCTCCCAGAGGCGAACTGGAAATCACAGATCTGAACAAACTGTATCTGCAGGAAGGTACCTTAAAGGTAAATCTGCTTGGAAGAGGTATGGCCTGGATGGATACCGGAACTCACGGGGCAATGCTTCAGGCTTCAAACTTTGTTGAGGCTGTGCAGAATACTCAGGGAACCTATATTGCCTGTCTGGAGGAGATTTCCTATAGGAAGGGCTGGATAAGCAGAGACCAGGTGAGAGAGCTGGCTAAGCCGCTTATTAAAACCGGGTATGGACAATACCTCATGGAGATAATAGAGGAAGGTTAGTGGTGACAAGATGGGAAAGTTTGAATTTATCAGTACAAGGATAAGGGATTTATATATAATACAGCCTACGGTTTTTGGAGACCAAAGAGGCTATTTTATGGAGTCATATAACAAGAAGGAATTCTTTGAAGCAGGACTTACCATGGAGTTCGTACAGGATAATGAATCCAAGTCTAAAAAGGGAGTACTGAGGGGTATGCACTTTCAGACTAAGCATACCCAGGGTAAGCTTGTCAGGGTAACTCAAGGTGAAGTCTTTGATGTGGCAGTAGACCTTAGAAAGGGTTCCCCAACCTATGGACAGTGGGAGGGTGTATTGCTGTCTGAGGAAAACAAACGTCAATTCTATGTGCCGGAAGGTTTTGCCCATGGATTCTTGGTGCTATCCGAGACAGCGGTGTTCAATTATAAGTGCACAGATTACTATGCCCCGGAATATGACAGCGGTCTCTTGTGGAATGATCCCGACGTTGGAATAGAGTGGCCGCTGGAAGGCATAGAGGAAGTGCTGCTGTCTGAAAAGGATAAAGTGCAAAAGAGATTGAAGGATTTAGAGGTTCCATTTATATATAAGGAGAGTGTAAGATAATGAAGACATATTTAGTAACCGGTGGGGCCGGTTTTATTGGATCCAATTTCGTCATCTATATGCTTAAGAGATATAAGGATATAAAGATCATTAACTTAGATAAGCTTACCTATGCAGGAAATCTGGAAAACCTGAAAGAGGTTGAAAATTACCCAAACTATGTGTTTATACAGGGAGATATAACTGATAGAGAAGTTGTAAGTAAGATCTTCAGGGATTACTCCGTAGATTATGTGGTTAATTTTGCTGCTGAGTCCCATGTAGACAGAAGTATAAGGGAACCTGAAGTCTTTGCCAAGACCAATGTTCTGGGCACAGTAAACCTGTTGAATTGTGCCAGGGAGGCATGGCTGGATGGGGAGCAGTGGAAGCCCGGTGTTAAGTTCCTCCATGTTTCTACAGATGAGGTCTACGGTTCCTTAGGGGAAACAGGATTCTTTACTGAGGAGACTCCACTGGACCCCCACAGCCCCTATTCTGCAAGCAAGGCAGGCTCCGACTTAATGGTTAAGGCCTATGGGGATACCTATAAGATGCCAATAAATATAACCAGGTGTTCCAATAACTATGGCCCCTATCAATTTCCTGAAAAGCTCATACCCCTGCTCATAAACAACTGTCTCAACCACAGGGACTTACCGGTTTATGGTGACGGCCTGAATATAAGAGACTGGCTTTATGTTGAAGACCACTGCAAGGCCATCGACATGGTTATAAACAAGGGCGTATGCGGCGAAGTATATAATGTGGGCGGTCACAATGAGAGAACCAATATACAGATCGTTAAAACAGTAATCAGTTATATCCATGAAAATGTTGATAAGTCCGTTACTGAAGACCTCATTAAGTATGTGGAAGACAGAAAGGGTCATGACAGAAGATATGGCATAGACCCAAGTAAGATTAAGAATGAATTGGGCTGGTATCCGGAGACTGGATTTGAGGCAGGAATTGTTAAGACTATTCAATGGTATTTAGACAATAAACAGTGGCTGGAAGGAGTAACCTCAGGAGAATACCGCAACTATTACGAAAAAATGTATAAGTAATATACCAGGGGGAAAGAAAAGATGAAGATAATTAAAACTCTTGCCGCTTTCTTTATAGGTCTGATGGCTCTGACCTTTGCAGCTCCGGTAAATGTAAATGCGGCTGCTAAGCTTCAGAAAAAGCTCATGGTGGAAAGTCCTAAGGTCAATGAAAGTTATGTGAATAAGAACATTACAGTTTCCGGATGGGCCCAGGACCCCTCCGGAGTTAAGGAAGTCAATATATACTTGAACGGCAAGCTTCAGGGAAAGGCCAACTATGGAACAGGCAGGCCTGACGTAAATAAGGTTTCTCCCGGCTATCCTCAAGGAAATAATACTGGCTACAGCTATACTATAAACTATGCAAATTTAACCACCGGAACCTATAAGGTGACAGTGGAGCTGGTTGGTAAGGACAACCAGAAACTGAAAAAGGAAGTAAACATTTCACTAAAGAAGACAGTACTTCCCTTAAAAGCAGCACTGGAAAGACCGGCAAATAACACCTCAACCACCGCTAACAGCCTGAACTTCTCCGGCTGGGCCACAGGCCCATCCGGCATTAAGGAAATAAAGGTTTATGTGGACGGGGCCTACAGGGGAAGTACAGTACCTAAGGCTGCCAGAAAGGACGTAGCAGCTATTTTCCCAACTTACAAGGATTCCCTGACCTCAGGTTTCAGCTATGAACTGAGTATGTTAAATATGACTAAGGGAGTTCACAAGGTTGTCTTTGAAGTTACAGGAAATGATGGACAAGTAACAAAGCTGGAGCGGTCTTTTGAATATAAGGGATTAGCCCCAAGATATGGCGTTGACAGCCCTGCTGGGGACTATGAAACAGATTCCTTCAGCATTATGGTCAAGGGTTGGGCCCTGAATTCCGCAGATATCAGTGCCATCAACGTGTATGTAGATAACAATTACAATGGACAAGCTACCCTGAAAGAGAAGAGAACAGACATAGCAGGCAAATATCCAGGCTATCCTCAGGGAGAGGACAGCGGCTTCAGCTATAAATTGGACATGAAGTACATATCCTTTGGCAAACACAGCTTAAAGCTTGAATTTATCGCTGCAGACGGAACCATAATATATGATGTCAGAAACTTTACATATAATAAGCCCAAGGCCATTGTCAGCATAGAATCACCTAAGCTGAATGAAAGCGTAAGCAGCGGTACCATCACTGTATCCGGTTATGCTCTGAATGCCAGCGGTGTAAAAGATGTTTATATAATCTTGGATGAAACCTTTGCCGGAAAACCTGAGTATGGTGAAATAAGAACGGACCTAGGGCATTATGCCGATGCCTTTCCGGAGGTAATAGAGGTTGGCTTCAGCCATACCATTGATATAAGCACCTTATCAATTGGAAAACATGATATTACAGTTCTGGCTCAGGGTAATGACGGCACAGCCACCACTGCAACTATAACCTTTAATATGCACGGCCTGGTGGAAAAGGTCTACTACGACAAGGATCTGGACTACTATGTGCAAAGGCAGTATGAAAAGGGAGCCAATGTGATTTTTGGAAGTTCTACTCCTCCCACCTATGAACAAGTGAAGTACTATATGGATCCGGAAAACTTCATCAATGATCCTTCCGGAAAATATATGTTCCTGAAGCTTACATATATAGAGGGTATAGATGTAGAAGACCTCAACAGAACCTTGGCTGGCAAGGGAGTACTGGAAGGAAAGGGACAAGCATTCCTAGATGGTGGAAAACTGTACAATGTTAATCCACTGTACCTTATAGCCCATGCCCTCTTGGAAACCGGCAACGGTAAGTCAAAATTAGCTACAGGTATAAACGTAACCAGCGTAGGAGGCGTACCTGTAGAACCTAGGGTGACCTACAATATCTATGGAATTGGGGCAAGAGACTCCAACCCCAACGTCCTCGGCTCCGAATACGCCTATAAGCAGCAGTGGTTCTCCGTGGACGCAGCCATAATAGGCGGTGCAAAATTCATCTCTGAAAGCTATATCCAAAATGAGGTGTATAAGCAGTACACCCTGTACAAGATGAAGTGGAACTTTGATGTAATCTGGCACGAATATGCCACAGACATCGGCTGGGCCAGCAAGCAGACAAAGTCCATCAAAGCCTTGGTGGACCAGATGGAACGACCCGTTTTGGTATTCGAAGTACCGGTATTTGCACCTAAGGCTAATTAAAAATTAAGAATTAAGAATTATGGTGGACTTTTCTCAGCGAGAGCTGAGAAAAGTCTTTGAATTTAATATTTTTTAGAGCCCGTGAGGGCTCTTTAATTATTTTTTAAAAATTCAGCCATAGCTGAATTCCCACCTTTATTCTTAATTTTTAATTCAAAGCAGATATCTTTTTGCTTTTTCTCCCATTATTATTTATAATAATTAAGTAGTGGAAGTGGAAGTGTAAACGTAAAGAAAAGAAGATTTGGAAAAGGAGAATTTGGATGGCAAAAAGAGTTTTTATCAATGGAAGTATTCTACATGAACAGCCTTCCGGTCTTGGGATTTATGCAGAGAATGTGATAAAGCAGATTGGCAGAAAAAACAAGGATATTAAAGTATTCTGCCCCGTGGATATAGAAGGGGTAGAGGTAATAAAGATTACAGATAAGGTTAAGCCCAGCTATGGCAGAAAGGGAGGATTTTTCAGGTTTTTATGGACACAGCTTGTATTGCCTTTTAAGGCGGGGAAGGAGGATATATTATATCATCCTTTTCAGTACATATCGTTTTTATCCCGGGCGAGGCAGATCATTACAATTCACGATTTCATACCGGTACATTTCCCAGAGGTTGCAAAGCATCAATACTATTATTATAAGTACATAATGCCCTTTCTTTTGAGAAAGGCAGAAAAGATAATCTGCATATCTGAAAACACCAAGAAAGACTTGCTGGACCTTTACAAGGTTGACGAAAGTAAAATAAAAGTTGTTTATAATGGATATGATAAAAATGTATTCAACAGGGAGAAAAAAGATAAAGCAGTATTACAAAAGTATGGTATAGACAAGGACTACATAATTATGGTAGGAGCTGCCTATCCCCATAAAAATCTGGAGAGCGTATTGAAGGCCTTTAGTCAGATCAAGGATAAAACAGACTATAAGGTAGTTATAGTGGGCAAGGGCTCAGCCTA is from Clostridium thermarum and encodes:
- a CDS encoding TcaA NTF2-like domain-containing protein; this encodes MKKFVIAIFAIAVAVSVFIFKDFKKEPAKVSESPQVEQKDNTGDKDPAKETEDPQKSPENGEDEPAQVPVDETETPATDLPADKEDKDSSEGNSRPETFYVEELILNYSNLYPAVVSKDNIDSSVLDNVIMPDSEFSTYVSKQVADYKAKKATIEFVTFDIESIKDKDKDSFEVTVNQVIAVTIGGKTEEKQEKAAYIVKFTKERMGISQLIISN
- a CDS encoding cell wall-binding repeat-containing protein — its product is MRRKSLKKALSYFCFFVFALSISAVSSTVSVQASSTTISYSIDKDSLSTGTYFDISVNIKNVSNLYGATLDFKYDPTLLNIVGIEKGTLFNNQDVNSAILVDNRSTGYISFSALLKGNRTGLTSTASTLFVIKAQALRSGSMTLQTISDNSGLSNPGNNVRIKLADDSVVTKPISYTASPFVLSIGSKEFSRYAGSNRYSTSVEISKAGWSQSDYIVIATGQDYPDALCATPLAGKYNAPILLSYSTALDPSVEQEIKRLKAKTAFIVGGTGVISPIVENKLKSLGLNVTRIAGANRYETSAQVAKHLSSSQTAFVVTGTNYPDALSIASLAAYKKAPILLTAPQAMDPSVKKVIANGVIKNTNVIGGPALINDTLMKTFPNPKRIYGINRYETNALILSSFAGDFNFANAFVATGTHFADALSSSALAGRYGAPIILTSPDMSNNVITKLSARRSEVKKIYLLGGPTVVSEDIARKIFE
- a CDS encoding LCP family protein; this encodes MGKLSKKKKIIIAVISALVIIIGGIAGTAYYLAMHQLNKIQYTPLPDKDEDKGIDPDIYNPETEEVFDDYTNIMLIGVDARDPDEDSRSDVMMIATIDKKHNKIKLTSLMRDMIVDMKGHGPMEGQKQDRLNHTYAYGKAALTVKTVNENFKTNIKDFIKVDFFGMEKIIDYVGGVEIDLKQSELSVLNGYIKEVSKIEKDDNPPYVENSGKQLLNGRQAVAYARIRYVGNGDYERTARQRRVLEAIINKLTKLNPLELNNAIGEMLPYVETSMDKGKIVGLAKDFIAKGMSKVEQLRLPLDDYSEVIYPNGVYFIGWDKEPNLEALHKFIYEEDFKPETLK
- a CDS encoding LCP family protein; this translates as MNRVERNKRKKKKRNKIILITCISLVFALLFFAGFYVMKLLNKVEIEEISKVDKEIGITDEFKEKIEKHDYSEYITNIALFGLDKRDKNERGRSDAIMILTLDSKRNKMKLTSIMRDSYVDIYGHGKDKINHAYAFGGPQLAIRTINENFGLNIKDYVAVDFSGMEKIIDALGGITIDIKDYEVKEMNGHIWDLSTLKNMKNPPYIDGPGKQKLSGMQVVAYTRVRHVGNGDFERTDRQRKVLEIIFNEVKSAGVTKLPGIVEDFLPYVKTSMKPLDMINTGKKVLTSGIDKLEQERFPLDSYGKGQTIDGIWYYVFDAEATKDQIFKYIFDDIKPTEK
- a CDS encoding glycosyltransferase — translated: MQNKENSATEVSIICPLYNAENYIEKLHENILRQKGVDNVELLYVLTESSDGTEALLRKMGVDYVKIQPEEFSHSKTRERMAYRAKGEILVFITQDIQIINDNWLINLIRPIQMGECEASFSRQICDENIMEKYIREKNYPKESRIVSKKDIPEYGLMTFFYSDASSAIKASVFRELNGYDGKNLIINEDMYMASKLIDKGYRIKYCSDSEVVHYHIFTLKQIFSRYFDTGVFFKENPEFSDFKTSDSGFSIAKYVITQAIKEGNIKAAVQAIPNFASRLAGSYLGKRYKNLSMEKRIKYSSNKAYWKNIQKEEKQ
- the rfbA gene encoding glucose-1-phosphate thymidylyltransferase RfbA, giving the protein MKGIILAGGSGTRLYPVTKAISKQIVPIYDKPMIYYPMSVLMLAGIREILIISTSRDIAGFKELFGDGHELGLHIEYAIQQAPNGLAEAFIIGENFIGRDKVAMILGDNIFWGQSFSDHLKKAAAIEKGAMIFGYYVQNPRAFGVVEFDGAGNVISLEEKPEKPKSKYAVPGLYFYDNTVAEKAKSLKPSPRGELEITDLNKLYLQEGTLKVNLLGRGMAWMDTGTHGAMLQASNFVEAVQNTQGTYIACLEEISYRKGWISRDQVRELAKPLIKTGYGQYLMEIIEEG
- the rfbC gene encoding dTDP-4-dehydrorhamnose 3,5-epimerase, translated to MGKFEFISTRIRDLYIIQPTVFGDQRGYFMESYNKKEFFEAGLTMEFVQDNESKSKKGVLRGMHFQTKHTQGKLVRVTQGEVFDVAVDLRKGSPTYGQWEGVLLSEENKRQFYVPEGFAHGFLVLSETAVFNYKCTDYYAPEYDSGLLWNDPDVGIEWPLEGIEEVLLSEKDKVQKRLKDLEVPFIYKESVR
- the rfbB gene encoding dTDP-glucose 4,6-dehydratase, with the translated sequence MKTYLVTGGAGFIGSNFVIYMLKRYKDIKIINLDKLTYAGNLENLKEVENYPNYVFIQGDITDREVVSKIFRDYSVDYVVNFAAESHVDRSIREPEVFAKTNVLGTVNLLNCAREAWLDGEQWKPGVKFLHVSTDEVYGSLGETGFFTEETPLDPHSPYSASKAGSDLMVKAYGDTYKMPINITRCSNNYGPYQFPEKLIPLLINNCLNHRDLPVYGDGLNIRDWLYVEDHCKAIDMVINKGVCGEVYNVGGHNERTNIQIVKTVISYIHENVDKSVTEDLIKYVEDRKGHDRRYGIDPSKIKNELGWYPETGFEAGIVKTIQWYLDNKQWLEGVTSGEYRNYYEKMYK
- a CDS encoding Ig-like domain-containing protein, translated to MKIIKTLAAFFIGLMALTFAAPVNVNAAAKLQKKLMVESPKVNESYVNKNITVSGWAQDPSGVKEVNIYLNGKLQGKANYGTGRPDVNKVSPGYPQGNNTGYSYTINYANLTTGTYKVTVELVGKDNQKLKKEVNISLKKTVLPLKAALERPANNTSTTANSLNFSGWATGPSGIKEIKVYVDGAYRGSTVPKAARKDVAAIFPTYKDSLTSGFSYELSMLNMTKGVHKVVFEVTGNDGQVTKLERSFEYKGLAPRYGVDSPAGDYETDSFSIMVKGWALNSADISAINVYVDNNYNGQATLKEKRTDIAGKYPGYPQGEDSGFSYKLDMKYISFGKHSLKLEFIAADGTIIYDVRNFTYNKPKAIVSIESPKLNESVSSGTITVSGYALNASGVKDVYIILDETFAGKPEYGEIRTDLGHYADAFPEVIEVGFSHTIDISTLSIGKHDITVLAQGNDGTATTATITFNMHGLVEKVYYDKDLDYYVQRQYEKGANVIFGSSTPPTYEQVKYYMDPENFINDPSGKYMFLKLTYIEGIDVEDLNRTLAGKGVLEGKGQAFLDGGKLYNVNPLYLIAHALLETGNGKSKLATGINVTSVGGVPVEPRVTYNIYGIGARDSNPNVLGSEYAYKQQWFSVDAAIIGGAKFISESYIQNEVYKQYTLYKMKWNFDVIWHEYATDIGWASKQTKSIKALVDQMERPVLVFEVPVFAPKAN